The Flavivirga eckloniae genomic interval TTTTACAAAATACAGACCCTGATTAAAGTTGGAAACATCAATTTTTAAAGAACTGTTGAGAGAAAGCTTCTCGTTAAAAATATGTTCGCCCAAAACATTATATATATCTAGCGATCCGCTATCAATAACTTGAGGAAATTTTAAAGAGATAAAAGACGATGCTGGATTTGGAGACATTGAAAAATTGTTTGCCGTTAAGTCGTTAACACTTAATGTAGTTCCCCAAAAGGAGGCTCCATTTTCAGATGTTCCGTTTCCGTTATATTGATATGGGGGAGACGTTGTATTTGGTATTGTTGTTCCTGTAGTCCAAATACCAGCTCCAACAGCAACAACCTCTCTGGTTCCTCCTGAACTTATCCATTGCACATAATCCCGGATGTTGGCTGGTTCAGAAAAACTGAATGTATCAATATATAAACCTATTTCTCCTCCGGCATCTACAAGATTTGCAGAACTAACAACAGTAACTTCTGCATTGGCTGCTAAATTTAGCGATCCGCTATTAACTGTTAAAGTGTTTAGTTTGGGATAAGCAGGAAAAATGCAAAGTTTGTAATCGGAAATATCTACCGTACTAGCTCCAAAGTTTTTAATCGTTACTGTGTCGGTTGTAGGATCTATGCTAACAAATCGTATTTGAGCATTTGTCAACGATGGTAAACAAAAGAGAATACCTAATATTAGAAGGGTTTTAAAAGTAAAGGTTTTTTTCATAATAGTTTTTTAATTATTATTTATTTAATTATTACACATTGGTCTAATTTGATTTGTTCTAACAAGTCGTCGTAGCCAATTACACGTCCTTTGATTTCTATTTTTGACGTAATTTTTAAAGATCGATCTATAGCATTATTAAATTGACAAAAAACAAGGTCGTTCAAAGTCAAGCTATTTTGATTCACTTCAGAAATAACCCCAGAGATGATTATCGTTTTATTGAGATATTTTTTTTCCGATTCTAACGATGCGTTTGCAAATTCTTCACCAATAGCATGAGCCGTAACTACAAAATCAGGTTTTTCGGTTTCTATGTCTCTAT includes:
- a CDS encoding T9SS type A sorting domain-containing protein, whose protein sequence is MKKTFTFKTLLILGILFCLPSLTNAQIRFVSIDPTTDTVTIKNFGASTVDISDYKLCIFPAYPKLNTLTVNSGSLNLAANAEVTVVSSANLVDAGGEIGLYIDTFSFSEPANIRDYVQWISSGGTREVVAVGAGIWTTGTTIPNTTSPPYQYNGNGTSENGASFWGTTLSVNDLTANNFSMSPNPASSFISLKFPQVIDSGSLDIYNVLGEHIFNEKLSLNSSLKIDVSNFNQGLYFVKINNQTKRFIKL
- a CDS encoding OB-fold protein gives rise to the protein MKKWITLIILIAFGIITYQYIYQDHRDIETEKPDFVVTAHAIGEEFANASLESEKKYLNKTIIISGVISEVNQNSLTLNDLVFCQFNNAIDRSLKITSKIEIKGRVIGYDDLLEQIKLDQCVIIK